The genomic window GTTTCTGGTTAAGGTCGGTGTTCCCTACCGTTTTGCCATGCTGGCAGGATTGGCGATGAGGTTTTTGCCCCTGATGGAACACGAATTGGCATCAATCCTGGAGAGCCAGTCTGCCAGGGGGGTGCCAATGAAAAATCCCTTCCAAAAAATTACTGCCCTGCTGCCGGTGACCATGCCATTTCTTTTCCGGTCCTTCAGGAGAGCAGGGGAAACCGCTCTGGCCATGGAACTGCGCGGCTTTGGGCGACACCGGGAGAGGACCTTTCTTGACGAACTGAGAATCACGCGGGGGGAAACCCTTGCAATTCTTCTGATGGCTGCAGCCGGTTTACTGATAATTTACCATAATAACATTTAGGAGGTTGTCGTAATGAAAACAAATTCACAGGAAGTTAATGTATCTATGTTGGCCAAGTCTTTTTGGAGGACTGATACCAGGGCTCTTGTTGGAGCCGTGGTTTTGGGTGTGGCATTTGTGTTGGTCCAGCAGATTGCCCACCACATTGATGCCGTGGTATGGCCGCCGCTGGTTATCATTGGCGGGATTACCTGGGCTACCTTTACCGGACTGATTACCCTGGTATTCCGCCAGCCGGCAGGAATCATTATGGGAGAAATCCAGGCATTGATCGCAGTGGCTTCTGGGCTTTCCCCACTGGCCGTGTTTTTTATTCCTGCCAACGGGCTGGGTTCCCTGGCTTATTCCCTGGCAGCCCAAAAGTTGTCCATGGAAAAATGGAGCCATCATTTTATCGCCCAGTGCCTGGCCAATATTTCCGGGAATATATGTGTTGGAGCCGGGTTGTATGTTATCCTGAAGCTTCCCCTGACAGCAGTTTTGGTTTCTTCCGCTGTTACTGCAGCGGTTGGAATCATTGGAGCAACAATACTGACAAAAATGATTTACGATTCCCTGAAGAGGGCCGGATTGATATAACCGGCAGGCTTCCGGAAATGACCGTGGGTGCATATGGTGAGGCATTGTAGCGGTTTTCCGCACTGCCGCCTATGAGTCTAAACTGCAATCCCCCGGCAGCAAGACTCATAACGGCATCAGTGCAAGGAAAATCTCATACAACACCTCACCATATGCCACGGTCATTTCCGAGAAAGATTTATTTGTTAAATAAGGAGGCGGATTATGAACCAGGATTGGCGTGATCTGATTGAAAAACTTGAAGCAAAGGGTGAAGTTGTGCGGATTCCCGGTCATGTTTCCCGGGAATATGAGATTAGTACCCTGATGATGGATCTGCAAAAGAAGCACCGTTATCCGATGGTGATTTTTGAAAATGTTGCTGACAGTAGTTTCCCCGTAGTTACCAATGCCCTGGCTCCCCGCAGCCGTCTGGCGCTGGCTATGGGAGTGGCCGAAAAAGACCTGGCTGCGGAATATGGCCGCAGGATTCAGCTGCGGCCGGGTGTCAAGCGGATCGACAAGGCTCCTTTTCAGGCTAATCTCCTGGAGGGGGATCAGGTTGACCTGACCCAGCTTCCCATTCTGACCCATTTCCCTATTGATGCCGGACCGTATATCACTTCCGGTCTTTGTGTGGCCCGTGATCCGGAGACAGGGGCTGAAACCCTGGGGTTTCACCGCATGCAGCTTAAGGGGCGCAATAAACTGGGCATCAGTTTTCACTCCCGGCAGCGGCTTTGGGAGTATTTCCGCCGTTCCGAAGAGAGGGGCCAAAACCTGGAAGCAGCCGTAGTCATCGGGGTGCATCCTAATATTGCGCTAGGCTCAATGGCCCTGATACCATACCATGAAGGCAAGTACAGCGCCATTGGCGGCTTATTTGAAGCTCCTTTGGAAGTGGCCGGATGCCGGTCGGTAAACCTGGATGTCCCTGCCTGGGCAGAAATTGTGCTTGAGGGTGAAATCCTGGCCGGGGTTAGGGAGCAGGAAGGGCCTTTTGCCGAGTTCACCAATTATGCCTGCTACCGCAGTACGGAAAACGTATTCCGGGTCAAGACGATCCAATACCGGGAAAGAGCTATGTTCCATGACATCACTCCCGGAATGAGTGCAGAACACATCACTATTGTGGCTGTTCAGAGGGAAGGAGATGTCCTGAATGCCCTCAACCGAACCCTGCCAAATATTAAGGCTGTTCATGCCCCCTTTTCTTCCTGCGGCCTTTTTCACTGCTACATATCCATGAAAAAAATTGCCGAGGGTCAGCCCCAGCAGGCTATCTTTGCGGCTTTGGGTGTAGACCATAATATCAAAATGGTGGTGGTTGTCGATGAGGATGTAGATGTCTTTGATGAGCGGGAAGTCCTCTGGGCCATGGCTACCCGCCTGCAGGCAGACAGGGGGGTAACAATTGTTCCCCAGCACCTGGGGATGGGCTGCACCCTGGACCCGTCAACTGATGAACTGAGCCGGACGGCCAAAATGGGGATTGATGCTACCAAGCCGATGAGCGGCTATGTGCCTACAATTGAAATTGATGAAAACGTACGCAGCCGGGTCCGGAGGTTCTGGCCTGACCTGGGGCTGGCAAATGAATGACGGAGGACCGGCAAATGAATGACGGAGGACCGGCAGATGAATGATGGAGGACCGGCAGATGAAAGACAGATTGGGGGGAAAACCATGTTTCGGGTAGCCATTGACACTGGAGGGACATTTACAGATATTGCGGCTGTGAGCGAATCCGGACAGATGATGATGCTTAAGAGTCCAACTGACAGGGAGAACCCGGCGCAAGGGATAATTCTAGCCCTGGCGGAAATGGCAGGCTGTTGGGGACTGGACCTGACCGCTTTTCTGGAACAAACCGATCAGATTATTCACGGGACCACCCTTGCCCTGAATGCACTGCTGGAAGGACGCGGTTCCCGGACTGCCCTGCTGACCACTGAAGGTTTCCGGGATGCCCTGGAGATAAGGCGGTCACGCAGGGACAACCAGTGGGATTTGCGGGCTCCGGGACCCAGGCTCCTGGTGCCGCGTCGTTTGCGCCTGGGTATCAGGGAACGGGTGGACTACCGGGGGGAGGTTGTTATTCCCCTCGACCGGAAACGACTGCAGGATACGGCTGCCCTCCTTCAGGCAGAGGGCGTGGAGGCAGCAGCGGTTTGTTTCTTGTTTTCTTTTCAGAACCCGGCCCATGAGGAGGCTGCTGCGGCAGTACTCCGGGAGTTTCTGCCGGGGGTTTTTATTACCACTTCAGCTAAGGTGTCACCCCGGATCAGGGAGTATGAACGTACTTCCACGGTGGTCCTCAATGCTTATCTGACCCCCGTTGTGGCCGCCTATTTGAATATACTTGAAGAAAAACTGGCTGCTTACGGCTGGTACAGGCCTATTTATCTGATGCTTAACAGCGGCGGACTGACTGATGCCGGGACGGTAAAGAACTTTGCCGTAAAAACCCTTTTGTCAGGTCCGGCAGGGGGAGCACAGGGAGGACAGGGCTTGGCACAGGCCCTGCAAAAGCCTGATCTGGTGGTCGCTGATATGGGAGGAACAAGTTTTGATGTGACCCTGGTAGTGAACGGTAAGTGCAGGCAGGTGCCGGAAGCTGAGCTGGCCGGTCATCCGGTTACGTTACCAATGACTGATATCAGGTCCATCGGGGCCGGAGGAGGCAGTGTGGCTGCAGTTGATGAAAGCGGCCGGCTCATGGTGGGGCCGCGTTCGGCCGGCTCAGTACCCGGACCGGCCTGTTACGGGCGCGGGGGAACAGAACCGACTGTTACGGATGCCGCCCTGCTGCTGGGTTTGCTTAATCCGGAAAGTTTCCTGGGCGGCAGGCTTAGGCTGGATTATGACAGGGCTTTCGCTGCTGTCAGGGACATGGTGGCTGCTCCCCTGGGGCTGGACACAGCTAAGGCTGCCCTTGCCATATATCGCATTGCTGCAGCCAGAATGGCTGATGCCATCCGGCTGGTTACAGTCCAGCAGGGGCTTGACCCCCGGCAGTTCGCCCTGGTGGCTGCCGGCGGCGCTTTTCCGCTGTTTGCCGGTCTGATTGCCAATGAACTGGAGATGAGAGAAGCTATTATTCCCCTGCAGGGTCCTGTTTTCTGCGCTTGGGGCATGCTGGGGGCGGCCCGCCGGTTGGATATGTCCAGAACCTGCCTGGTATCATCAGAGGCTTTTGACTGCGGAAATCTGAATACTCTGGTTGGGGATATGCTGGCACAGGGGAATGCAGACCTGGACAGGTATGGGATTCCCATTTCGGAACGGGAAACGGAACTGACCCTGGAAATGAAATATCTGGACCAACATCACGAGATTAGTATCAATCCAGGGGAATCGAGGTTTGATTTATCATCTGTGAAAAAAATAAATAATACTTTCCATGAGCGCCATCGGGAACTCTTCGGTTATGACGAGCCCGGCAAGCCGTGGGAAATCGTCAATGTCCGGCTGGTATGCCGGGAGAAGGCCAGGGAATATGTGTACCCCGGTCTCAGCCATTTGACAGGGGATAACGGTAAAAGTCAGAAATGTCCTGTAACGGGGTCCCGTGAGATTATGATAGACCCCGCCGGATGGGAGACGGTAAAGGTTTATGGCGCTGCGGAGCCGCCGCTGGAGGTATCAGGTTCTGGCCTGCCGCCGGAGGTGCCTGGTCCGGCCCTGCTGGAGTTTACTTATACCACTGTCCTGGTCCCTGCCGGTTTTACTGCATTGGCTGGGGGGCATGGCTGTATTTCGCTGCAGCGTGAAGCAAATAATGTAAATAAGCGGAAGGAGGGTGGCCAATGAGCCCAGATACCGATACCCGTACAGAACGTATCATCCTCCAGGCGGTAATAGCCAACCGCCTGGACAGTATAGCCGGGGAAATGGGCCTGGTCCTGGAACGGTCGGCCCGTTCGCCTATTTTTGCCGAGGCCTGTGATTTTGCCTGTGGGATATGTAATGCCAGGGGTGAACTGGTGTCCCAGCTAAGCGGTATCCCTATTCTGGCCACAGCAGGTTCCTTTAGCGTCCAGGCAGTATTGGAACGTTATGGGGACACGATAGCGGACGGGGATGCATATATCGTTAATGACCCCTATTACGGAGGCAATCACCTGCCTGATATAGGCATAATCACTCCTGTATTCGCCGGGGGAGAATTGCTTTTTTTCTGTGTCAGCCGGGCACACCACGGGGATATCGGGGGATCAGCGGCAGGGAGCTATAACCCCAAGGCCACGGAGATTTTTCAGGAAGGGCTGCGCATTCCGCCCCTCCGGCTGGTCAACAGGGGCGTCATGGTGGAGGAAGTCCTGGACCTGATAACTTATAATACCCGGAATCCCGGGATGCTGCGGAGTGACCTGTTAGCCCAGACGGGGGCCAACCGGATAGGCCGCCGGCGCCTTCTGGAGATGCTTGAGCAATACTCGGCAGGCGTCATCTGCCGGACAGTTGAAGAGATCCTGGACCAGGCTGAAAAGCTGGCCAGGGAACGAATTGCAGCTTTGCCGGAGGGGATTTTTACCGGTGTTGAGTTAGTAGATGACGACGGTTTTCAGGAGGAGCCCATTCGTATCGAAGCCAGGGTCATAAAAAAGAGTGACAGCCTCACGGTGGATTTTTCGGGGACTGACTCCCAGGTCAGGGGGTTTGTGAATACATCAATTGTAACTACCACAACTGCAGCCTGTATAGCTGTATTATGGGTTCTGGGGCCTGATGTTCCCAGAAACGGAGGGGCTTTTCGGGCTATCACGGTTAATGCCCCCAGGGGCTCCCTGGTAAATCCACTGCCACCTGCCCCGGTCACCCTCTGCACCCTTACTCCGGCCGGAGAGGTTATTGCCGCTATTTTCAAAGCCCTGGCGGCAGCAGTTCCGGAGCAGATACCGGCAGGTTTTGGCCGGTACTGTGGTCCGTCATTTTACGGAGTGGACCCCCGTACAGAGAGGTTCTATGTTGGTTTCGCTTTCTGTGCCCTGGGGTCGGGCGGCGCTATGGACGGGTTGGATGGCAGTCCCTATATGGCACCGATATCCAATTACGGGGGAGTAAGGACACCAAATATCGAGTCCAATGAAGTGCAGTATCCGCATATTACCCTCTGTCACGAAATGGAGCCTGATACGGCAGGACCGGGACGTTATCGCGGCGGGCCGGGCATCAGGTATGCCATCCGGTTTTATGACCCCAAGCCGGGAATTGCTATGTTTGGTGATGGGATGAAGATTCCCCCATATGGCCTGAAAGGGGGAGAAACCGGGAGCCTTAACAGGGCATCCCTCTATACATGTGAGGAGGAGGTCCCGCTGCAGAGCAAGGAGAGTCCGCGGCAGCTGCAGCCCGGAGACTCAGTGATGCTGGTATCTTCAGGGGGCGGCGGCTGGGGCAGCCCTATGGAACGGGACCCTGAGCTGGTGCTGCAGGATGTGCGGGATGGCATTGTGTCAATTGAGGCAGCCGGGAGAGTTTATGGTGTGGTCATTGAGAAAACAGGCGGTCTGACTCCTGAATTCTGACTTCTTTTTGCAGCTTTGCTGTGGTATGGTATAACGTCAGCCAACCGGTAAATACTATATTTACTTAAGCATATCCATTGGAGGAAGGAAATGACCTGTTTGCAATTACCACAGTTTAATCGTCTGCCTAAGCACATTGGTATTATTCCGGACGGTAACCGCAGGTGGGCGGAGAACAATGGGCTGACCAAGGAATGCGGTTATGAAAATGGTATCGGGCCGGGGCTCCAGCTTTATGAGTTTTGTCGTGCCTTGGGTATCAAAGAGCTGACCTTCTATGGGTTCACCCAGGATAATACCAAGAGACCGCTTCCCCAGAAGAAGGCTTTTAAACAGGCCTGTATAGATGCTGTCCTCAAACTTTCAGAGTGTGATGCCGCGTTAAGGGTCATCGGTAATGCTGATTCCCCTTCGTTTCCACGCGAATTGATACCATACACCAACAGGGTTTCATTCGGCAAGGGTTCCATCAAGATTAATTTTCTGGTAAATTACGGCTGGCAGTGGGACCTGAATCATGGACTGAGCGGTGCGGCCGGGAAAGAGACCAAGGGGAAAGGCGTCCAGAGGGGTTTTTATAAACATCTGGCATCTTCCGATGTCTCCAGGGTGGATTTGATTATTCGCTGGGGAGGCCGCAGGAGGCTGAGTGGATTTTTGCCGGTGCAGTCGATATATTCGGATTTTTATATCATCGATGATTACTGGCCGGACTTCACTCCGGAACACCTCTTTGAAGCCCTCAGGTGGTATGAGGGGCAGGATATCACTCTTGGAGGATAATCAAAAGTGCATCTGACGTTAGGACTTTGTTAATAAGGGGCGTTTTTCATGGTTCAAATCGGTAATTTTCATGTCGGTGCAGCCGATGCGCTTAAACCGCCTGTGCTGAGCACAGGGGAAGTATATATCCTGTGGGATATGTTAGTGTCAAGATATGATGCCATAATGATAACCCAGACTTACCAGAACCTGGCCCATGACCCGGAGTTCCGCATGGTACTCACACAGGGGCTGGGCCGAATGCTGGAAAAACAGGTTGACAAACTGGAAGCGGAACTGGACAGGTACATGATCACATTGCCTCCGAGGCCTCCCAAAAGTGTTAACTATGAGGCCCAGTCCGGGGTTTTTCGCGATGAGTTTCTCTTCAGGAGAGTTTTTACAAGCATTCAGGACTTCCTTGACCATCATATCTGGGCAATAAGGGTAACTGTTATTAATGACCCACTGAGGCAGATGTTCATTCAGTTTGCCATTGATGAAGTTGAAGTCTTCGATGACCTGTGTAAATATGGTAAAGTGAAGGGCTGGCTTAGTATACCGCCAATGTCAAATTAATCGCACTGCAAAGGAGACCAGTTATGCAGATAGGCAACTTTCATATCGGACAGGCAAATAAGGCAAAAGAACCGGTAATGGCAGCTGGGGAGTCATATCTGTTGTGGGACAACCTGGTTATCAGGTATGACCTTGTTGAGATAATGCAGATATATCATAATGTTGCCCATGACCCTGACTTTAGAAATTTGCTGGCAGGGGACCTTCAGGTCTGGGAAAAGCAGATTAATGAGATTGAACAGGTGATGAACAAATATAAGCTGCCTATGCCTGAGAGATACCCTAAAAGCTCCAACTTTCCGGCTGACCCCGGCATCATTAAGGACCAGCTTCTGTTCAGAAGAGTTTTTACCACAGCCCAGGATGTTCTGGAATTGTGCATCCGGTCATTAAGGGCTTTTGTCGTTAATGACGAACTGAGAGAAATGTTTGCAGATTTTTTCATAAAAAAACTGCATGTATATGATGAGTTATGCCGATATGGCAAGCTGAAGGGCTGGATGGCAATACCGCCAATGATGCCAGGACAGAAAAATTGATTATAACAGTGGTGACAGGAGGCGGGCTGCGGATTGGCGAATTTTGCTCCAAAGCGGTCTGACGGCAAATTCTGCCGGATTGACCTGCTTTGCCAGGGCCAGGTCCCTGGCAAAATCTGTGTCCAGTTTGGCCACCAGCGCCCGGTCATAAATCATCGCATTAACCTCGAAATTGAGCTGAAAGCTCCTCATATCCAGGTTGGCTGAACCAAGAGATGCCACTTCCCCGTCAACAGAGATTATTTTGGCATGGATGAACCCCGGTTGGTAGAGATATACCTGGATGCCGGCCTCCATAAGTTCGTCAAAATAGCTCTGTGATGCCCAGAAAACAATTTTATGGTCAGGTATGCCAGGCAGAATTATTTTGACATCAACCCCGCTTAAGGCCGCTGTTTTCAGGGCCAGAGAAATACCCTCATCCGGGATAAGGTATGGAGTGGTAATTTTTATAGATCTATGAGCTGAGTTAATCAGCGCAAAATATGACTGGCGGATGGATTCCCAGTCAGAGTCCGGACCGCTGGCGGCAATCTGAATAGGCTGGCCGGCAAAGCTTTTCATCTCCGGGAAATATGAGGAATTGGTTTCGTCAGCAAGTTTCTCGTGACTGACAAACTCCCAGTCCAGCATAAAAATGACTTGCAGGAACTGTACAGCTGACCCCTCCAGCCGGAGGTGTGTATCCCGCCATTTCCCCAGCCTGGGGTGGTAGCCCAGGTATTCGTCGCCCACATTAAGCCCGCCAAGGAATCCAACCCTGCCGTCTATTACAATGATTTTCCGGTGGTTCCGGTAATTCAACTTATTATTGATATATGGCATGATTACAGGCATAAAGGGTTTGATTTCGATGCCGTTTTTCTGCATATCCCGGGTATATTTACCCGGAAGATACCAGCTTCCCACGGCATCATAGATGACCTTCACAGTGACTCCTTCCCGGGCCTTGCGTATCAGGGTCTCTTTTAATCTCCGACCGGTCTTGTCATCACGTATGATATAGTATTCCAGGTGGATATGATTCACTGCCTTTTCCAGTGCGGCAAAAATATTTTCAAAAGCCTCGGTGCCGTCTGACAGGACCTCAGCCGAATTGCTCCTGGTAAACGGCGCGTTTGCATTGTGAAGCATAAGATTGACCAATTGTTTCTTTGAATTCAGTTCCCTGGCAAATTCACAGTCGTTTTCAATACAGTCTATCTGGCTGTTGACGATGCTTCTAAGGTATTTCATTTCATTGATATACTTGGTGCGCACGGCTTTTCTTCTACGGAGGTTTTGTCCCAGCATCAGGTATACTATGAAGCCGAGGATAGGGAAAATATTGAGCACCGCCAGCCAGGCAATTGTCTTATAGGGGTTTTTCTTTTCCATAAAAATCAGGAAGCTGACCACTATGATAAGAATTGTGGTAGATGCCGAATATGCCCAGACAATTCCTTCACCATAAAGAGACCAAAAATCTGTTAACATAAGTTACCTCCAGGGCTTTTAGAGTGCTGTTTTTTTAATGTTACCAGAAAACCCGCAAAATTTCCATAATTCTTGATGCCATCTTTTGCTAATCGCAAATCATTTGTTGTCGAAAATTACCAATTCGCGCAGGAAGAATTATATAAATGTCGTATTTATAATAATAATGATTTGTATTATTTTGCGGAGGATATTATGACCGGATCCAACAGAGCCAACAGCAATAACAGGCCTATAAAGGCAGCGCTTTTTTTAGCAGCTCTTGCTGCCCTCGGTATTGCCGGTAATTTTATGAGTCTCTCACTGGCGTTAGGAGTGGAGTTCTTTTTTGGCAGTATTGCCGTCCTCCTGGCGCTTCGTATATACGGACTCGGGTGGGGCCTTCTTACTGCTGTTGCTGCTGCAGGCTGCACCTTATACTTAAGGCAGCCGTTATCATTTCCGATTTTCATGTTAGAAGCCCTGTTTGTTGGATATTTCCTGAAACGAAGAGCGGAAACCATCATTATTCCCGGAGTTATTTTCTGGGTCTGTATCGGTTTTCCGACAATTTGGCTTTTTAATATTAAGGTACTGGGAGTGGACTTTCAAATTGCTTTGCTGATTTCTCTGAAGGCAGCAGTAAACGGTATTTTTAACGCCCTGGCTGCCAATGTGTTGTATACACACCTGCCTTTAGGCAAGTGGGCCGGTATTGACCGGGAACCCAACAAGGGAAACTCTGCCAGCTTGAGACAGCTTTTGTTTAATGTTCTGGTTGCTATTGTGCTTTTTCCAGCCCTGTTGTTAATGGTCGTTGATAATCAGCGGGAACAGGCAAATATGCAGCAGGAGATTGAGACAATCATTAAAACTTCATCTGCAGGAATAGTCAACAATCTTAAGATTTGGGAGCAGGAACATTTAGGCGCTCTTACTGAACTTGCCAGCCTGTCTGCCGGGGATGACCTGACAACAGAGGAGTTACAGCTAAGCGCCGCCATATTAAGAATGTCACACTTGGACATTATCCGGGTTCATATAGATGATGCGGAGGGAACCAGCAGAGTCTTTTCGCCGGATATTGATGAAAACGGGAGACCGGCAGTCGGGCTGAACTTTTCCGACAGACCTTATTACAGGGAACTGAAGGAAACTCAGCAGCCGGTTGTATCCGACGTGTTTATGGGCCGTGTGGGCAACCCTGTTCCCATTGCAACGATGGGTGTCCCCATAATTGTGCAAAACCGGTTTGCGGGTTATGTTATAGCATCATTGGATATTAGCTATGTTAGTGCCCATCTGCTGGATATAAACGGCCCGATGAATGAGTTGGATGCCACTATTGTTGACAGCAAGGGGAAAGTGGTAGCCAGTACCTGCAGCGGAATCAGCCCCACACAGGTTATTGACCGTAAAGAGGGCGGCCGTAAAGCAGCTTTTGGAAACAACATTTTTCATTGGATACCGGGTTCTTCGGGGCGCCAGCCGGGACTGGCGCGCTGGCAGGAATCATTTTATATAACGGAAATACAGGTTGGCAGGTACACTCCATGGACCTTGGTTACCGAAGTTTCCATGGCGCCTTTCCTCCAGGAGGCTATGGGCACGAATATTAAAAATATGGCCGGAATACTGGTTTTGGCTATACTGGCTTTGATTTTTGCGGACGTTATCTGCCGCGGGCTGGTGGGACCTGTTTCCAGCCTGGCCGGAGTCACCACAAATCTTCCGGAAAAGATTCTCCATGGGCAGGCTGTTGCCTGGCCTGCCAGTTCCCTGGCGGAGATGACCTCCCTGGTAGATAACTTTAAATCCATGGCAGCCACGCTTCGGGAGAATTTCAATGAGCTGCAGGCAGCCAAGATAAAAGTAGAAGAGGAAAAAAACACCCTTGAGGCCATTATAGCTGGGATAGGTGATGGTATCAGCATTCAGGATACTAATTTAAAAATCCTGTTTCAAAACAGTATCTGCAAGGACCTCATAGGTGATTATATGGGGGAATACTGTTATGCCGCTTACGAAAACAAAGAAGATGTCTGTGTAGGCTGTCCTGTACAGATGTCATTTCGTGACGGGGTTATCCATACCACAGAGAGGCATTTCACTGCCCAGGGCGGCAAGGGTGAAATACATGTAGAAATTACATCCTCGCCACTCAGGGATGCTGCCGGAGAAATTATCGGGGCCATAGAGGTTATCAGGGATATCAGTGAACGCACCAGGGCTGAGGAGGTACGCAGAAGAACAGAACAGATGATATGGGAAGAGAAGGAACGTGCCCTGGTTACCCTGCATTCCATCGGTGATGCGGTTATCAGTACAAATGCCCGGGGAGACGTTGAATACCTTAATCCGGTGGCAGAAAAACTTACCGGCTGGACCAATGAGGCAGCCAGGGGGAAACCCCTCCTGGAGGTATTCCGGATAGGCAGTGAAACCGGCGAGAAGCTTGAGAATCCTGTTGAATACTGTATGCGTGAAGTGAATGGCGGCGGTTTTTCCTCCCATAACGCTGTTTTAACTGACCGGGTGGGGAATAAATATGTCATCGAATGTGTTGCCTCACCTATCAAAGAGCGGGCAGGCCGGATTATTGGGGCTGTCCTGGTTTTCCGTGACATTACCGAAAGGCGTAATATGATGCAGCAATTGGTATATCAAGCTCACCATGATTCCCTGACTGATGTGCCCAACAGAATACTGTTTGTTGAACGGCTTACTTTCGAACTGTCACGGACAAGGTACCAAAACGGCCAGCTGGCTGTCATGTTCCTGGACCTCGATAGATTCAAACGTGTTAACGATATGCTGGGTCATGCTTTCGGTGATCAGCTGCTGCAAAATGTGGTTAACAGGCTGCAGACCTGTGTGCGCGACTGTGACACTATTTCCCGGCTGGGGGGTGATGAATTTGCCATTTTGCTGCCTGAAGTCTCCGGCAGGGAGG from Phosphitispora fastidiosa includes these protein-coding regions:
- a CDS encoding EAL domain-containing protein; the encoded protein is MTGSNRANSNNRPIKAALFLAALAALGIAGNFMSLSLALGVEFFFGSIAVLLALRIYGLGWGLLTAVAAAGCTLYLRQPLSFPIFMLEALFVGYFLKRRAETIIIPGVIFWVCIGFPTIWLFNIKVLGVDFQIALLISLKAAVNGIFNALAANVLYTHLPLGKWAGIDREPNKGNSASLRQLLFNVLVAIVLFPALLLMVVDNQREQANMQQEIETIIKTSSAGIVNNLKIWEQEHLGALTELASLSAGDDLTTEELQLSAAILRMSHLDIIRVHIDDAEGTSRVFSPDIDENGRPAVGLNFSDRPYYRELKETQQPVVSDVFMGRVGNPVPIATMGVPIIVQNRFAGYVIASLDISYVSAHLLDINGPMNELDATIVDSKGKVVASTCSGISPTQVIDRKEGGRKAAFGNNIFHWIPGSSGRQPGLARWQESFYITEIQVGRYTPWTLVTEVSMAPFLQEAMGTNIKNMAGILVLAILALIFADVICRGLVGPVSSLAGVTTNLPEKILHGQAVAWPASSLAEMTSLVDNFKSMAATLRENFNELQAAKIKVEEEKNTLEAIIAGIGDGISIQDTNLKILFQNSICKDLIGDYMGEYCYAAYENKEDVCVGCPVQMSFRDGVIHTTERHFTAQGGKGEIHVEITSSPLRDAAGEIIGAIEVIRDISERTRAEEVRRRTEQMIWEEKERALVTLHSIGDAVISTNARGDVEYLNPVAEKLTGWTNEAARGKPLLEVFRIGSETGEKLENPVEYCMREVNGGGFSSHNAVLTDRVGNKYVIECVASPIKERAGRIIGAVLVFRDITERRNMMQQLVYQAHHDSLTDVPNRILFVERLTFELSRTRYQNGQLAVMFLDLDRFKRVNDMLGHAFGDQLLQNVVNRLQTCVRDCDTISRLGGDEFAILLPEVSGREDVEIIALSVLSVMREPWIMAGQEFHITTSIGISLYPFDGEDPDTLLKNADMAMYRAKENGRNNFCFYTPAMNIMVHERLSLENSLHRALELEQFVVYYQPQVDINSGQITGMEALVRWMHPKLGLVVPDKFIPAAEETGLIVPIGEWVLRRACAQNKAWQKAGFTPVRVAVNISGRQFMQPDLAAKIAEILQETGLEPRFLELEITESVAMQDAEFTAAILSELNNMGIRIAIDDFGTGYSSLNYLKRFPISALKIDRMFLRDIPENRDNAAIVNTIIVLGHNMGMDIIAEGVESQAQLDFLRKRSCNKMQGFLCSKPVPADNAERLLQKTIS